CTGGCGCAGGATCAAGCTTAATAAAGCCATGTTCAACGCAGGTTCTTAGCTTTGGGTTcctatcaaaaaaatatttaaaaaatcagtgggtcccattgttttttttagaaacgGATCTTACGGGTCGTATATAAGGACCGATATTTCTTCGTTTCTTGCATTGTTCGCGGGTCCCACTAACACGTgacggtccgcgattggttctctttttaattattattattttttcatcaaacaaaaaaaaatcaaaaaaaaaaaaattacctataATTCCGTGCCGGAGCTCCTGCGTTGAACATGCTCTAAGCTCGAAGATCGTTGATTCCAAGAGGAATAGCCGTTCGACGAGGACTCGATGATCGTTGATTCCGAAGAATGGCCGTTCAAACGAAAGTTCTTAGTAATCGTTGATTCCAAAGAATACCGAAAACAAGGTAAGAAGAACTGAAAGTTCTAGGGTTTTATATATTCAATAATCAAAAGTTCTTTACAAAGCTATAAAACAACCTATTTATACttgccctttttcaaaaaaaaaaaaacaacctatTTATACTATACAATGTATATCTCGAACTTATCTCTTCGTACTAATCTACAAGGATCTTTAAATAAAAGAGAATCTAAATAATGCTGAACGAACACGTTAAACTCGTAACATATAAAGTCGCAAGCCCATGGCCCATAGATGCGCTGCATCAGTCTCTCTGGGTGGGAAAGGATTCGCCCACGAATCCAACATGTGGTAATCACCACTAAACAGATCCGCATCTGGTTGTGGTTACACTCGATAAACATATGAATTGATATGACCCAATATATCCATTGGTCACTCTTCCGCGACTTCAACATTTTGTACGCATGACCAGTCACTGTGACATCCACAAGTAGGAAACTTTGGATATCGACAACTGAGGCACACGATCATTCTTTACAGAAACCAACGGTAAATCCCCAGGCTCAAAAGAACCTTATTGTATTGAACATCAGCCACATCCTTGTTCTGGAACCTGACAGTAGAAGCTCCTAAGTTCTCTTTATCATGACATTGAAGATATTCAGCAAGGTTCACGGTTCGACCATTGAAAATAGTCCTATATGTCCTAGTAGACAAACGCACGGAGAAACAAACCACCTTACCACAAACAACTTGACACAAGCTGATGTCCAAAATCCTGTAAGAAGTATGCATATTGAGAAACTTTGCATGACCCCATATTGCAACCCAACGTAAGAGATTACCACCAATTAGATATGGAAGTGTGATCTCTAACTCATGACGTATGACCTCTTGTTTTCCGTCTAGGATCAAATCCCACTCCACGCCGATCACTAAGGGATTCTTGCACCGGAAGATATGAAGTATGTGAAGGTGCCAAAAATCTGAGACAACCATTATTGCTTCTACAATGCATTCCCAATGAAATAAACCCAATATCGCATGGACATTACGCTGGTGACCAACAGGTGTCGTATGTGGAAGGAACCACACCTTCTGTTCGTATTGTGTGTCTCGCCAATAATTAATGTCTTCTGATACGAACCCTAACAAAAGACGTAACTGACGCCGTGATGGTGGCGAGAACAAAGATGGATCACAAAGACAATGGAGATGAGAGGTTGGCCAcaacagcttttttttttttttttgaatgaatgttaaattctTATTCATCAAAAAAGCCTGTATACATCAAGTGTGACCATAGTCTAATGAGATAACTTTCATACTATGCATCaactttctaaaaaataatcacACTCTAGTAAGAAACCAGAATTGCATAAGCTCCCCCATTCCTTTCGCTCCATGGTTCCTCATCAAAGTGATCTTGTTATGTATCCCTTTATCAATCATACTCTTCAATGTAGACAGAGGTAACAACTTTTCACCATGAATGATCTTGTTACGCTCCCTCCAAACCGCATATAGAACCGCTTGAAAAGCATATCTCACACAGAACAGCCGCTTCCTTTCCATGGTTTCGTCTCCAATAATGCTTACTATCTCAGACCATACATTAGTGTAAGAACTACAGAGAACACCCCTTGCAATATGTTCCCAAATCTGAGAAGTGTAAGCACACATAAAGAACAAATGGTTTCTTGTCTCTGGAGCACTCTTACATAGAGCACAAGTAGTGTTAATCCCCTGATTCCACTTGGCAATTCTATCCAATGTAGACATTCTATCCAGCATTGATAACCAGGCCATGAAAGCAAACTTCGGCGTCGCATGAGCAAACCAAATACCTCTGGCCCAACTACACGAAATGTTGGAATTGCGCAGCAACCCCCATGTCTCATGTGTTGAGAACTTCTGCTTAAATCCCAGCCTTCCCCTCCATAGACTCACATCTTCCTTTTCTGGACTCAACTTCTCTGCGATGATGATCAACTCAGCTtcaatatcatttaataatccCAAACGGTGCCTTCTCCTTCGTCGACTAGTCAGAATAGCTTCCTCTACAGTTGCTACCCTGTGAACTCCCATATCTATTATTCCTCTTGCTCCCAACAGATCAACAAGCACACCTCTATCCAGCCAGCTGTCATACCAAAATGACGTATGCCGACCATTCCCCAACTCTTTTCTGTAGAAAGACTTGGCTACTTCTCTCAATTTTAACATTTTCCTCCACATCCAAGACCCCATTTGAGTTTTTGATTTCACTTCCCAAAAGCTATTCCCCTTAAGTAAGTTGTTTCTGATCCATTTTCTCCAAAGAGACTCTCCAGACAGCATTCTCCAGATGAGTTTAAGCCCATACACCTTATTTACTTCCTTAAGATCTCTTAACCCAAGACCTCCCTCATTCTTTAACCGACAAACATCCTTCCACGTAACTTTAGCATTAGTTGACTTAAAGCACAGGACCTGTCCATAAAAATGCAGAGCAGAGTTGTTCCACTTCCTTGATACATTTGCTTGGAAGACGAAATACCGCTGCCCAGAAGTTCACGATACTCATCAATACAGCTTTTATAAGTTGAAGACGTCCAGCATATGATAGGAATCTGCACGTCCATGAACTAATCTTGTTTCTGATCTTTTCCACCAAAGGGAGATAGTCGTGCTTCCTCATGGCTTGAGACATTAAAGGTAAGCCAAGGTATCTAACCGGTAAGTCTCCTTCAGCAAATGGAAAGTTGGTTAGAATAGCACTCTTCACTGGCTCTGAAATTCCTGCCATATAAATGGTGGATTTTTCCAAACTGATGCGAAGGCCCGACCACACCTCAAACTCATCAAAAACTGAGAGAGTGCCTTCAATAGACTCCTTCGAACCTTCCACAAAGACCATCAAATCATCCGCAAAGCATAGATGTGTAAGTGAGATAGATTTACATCGCGGATGAAAACTGAACTTCCTCTCCCCCACAGCCTTATCCATCATAAGAGAAAGAACATTCATACACATCACGAAAAGGTACGGAGACAAAGAGCACCCCTGACGAAGCCCACGCGAACTCTGAAAATACCCCGCTAGATCCCCATTCACTTGAACAGAAAAGGAAGGACTAGTGATACACAGCTTGATCTAGTGTATATACTTCTCAGGAAAACCAAGAACTCGTAAGCTTTTCAAAACAAACATCCATTGAACAGAGTCGAACGCCTTTGATATGTCGATCTTCATCACACATCTAGGGGTAATCGAGTCTCTGTGATTATCTTTGACCAACTCAGAAGCCAACAACACATTCTCCATGAGCAATCTTCCTTGCACAAATGCAGATTGATTCTCTGTAATAATATTTGGTAGTAGCTTCTTCAACCGATTAGCCAAAATTTTTGATACCACTTTGTATAAAACATTGCAGCACGCTATCGAACGATAATCCTTCATCTCTAGAGAATCCACCTTCTTCGGAATCAAAGCTAGAATAGTAGAGTTTACTCCCTTTGGCAGGAACCCAAACCGGAATATGGACTGTACTGCCACAGTGAAGTCTTTGGCAATCACAGACCaagtagttttaaaaaattcactTGGAAATCCGTCTGGCCCAGGAGACTTGTTGCTTGGCATCTCAAATAATACTCTACGAACTTCCTCATCAGATACTTCTGCTCCCAACATACTACACTCCACATATGAGCATCGAAATTTTAACCCACAACAGCTTTCTTGCGCTGCAAACAACGTCGCTCAAACATATAAACGTCGTCAGTGTGTAGTTGAATCTCAATTGTTGACCACGTACCTCTCTCGTTTCCCACCAAGGCATGCAACTTAGCAACCCATGGCGGCCACATAATCGCTCTCTTCCCTTTTTCATGGAAGGCAAAGTTTATAAGGACTCCAAAATGATGCCTAAAACAACCCCCAACACAATGAAAACATTGAATGTCCATCACTGTCAATGATACTGAGCACAAACAGTTCCTGGACAGCCTCACTAACGATAAGAAAACCATAGAGACGTCGAACTCACACTTTTGTTTTGGTAGAGTAACAGAGTCGAGACCGAAGAAAGTAAATACTTGCTGGTGATGTGAGATTTGTGCACCAAGTACAAGTACTTTGCTGAAAGAACCAACTAGAGCCTTTAGATCAAGCCGATGAAGCAATAGAACTGATACTATATGTAGCCAAAGGCTCTCACATGTATATCTTTTAAGGAGCAATACACTGTTTTGACCATGCTTTTCATGAAGAAAAGCAATCAGACCTCTCATTTTAACAAAGACGAGAGAAGGTAGCTGAGATTTTGATGGAGGCGACAAAATAGAAGCGTTACGGCATGCCAACAACACACCTGTGTGATGATAAGAAAGGCAAGAGTTTGCTTGGGAACATAAAATTACCGTATTTCTCAGACAAGATTCTTTAGCCTCATTGCGTGGTACAAAGATTCTACAGCCAACAATTCTACCATCATATGAGAATGCACGTCTGACTGAATCGctctgagccgtcctatgagatCCATATTCATGATAGGCTCTTGCACCTTGCTGAAGAATTCTTGTAACCCTTAGTCAAACCACTGGACTAAGAGCAACATTATCGCTAACTCTTAGCATGTTTCTTAGCATTAATAACCcaaataataaatctaaataGCTTAAAAACGCGGATGAAGTTTGTTAATTAAGAAGTTTTCATACCGCGTCCTTAAGGGCACGTGTCATCCAGCAATAGAAAGAGGGAAGGGGTCGGGTAACTCACGCGTCGGTCTCGAAAAAAAATTCATCGTTTCCCTATTCTCTCTTCACGGCGATCTCTCGGCGATTTGAACCAAGACCGCATACCGATCTGTTCTCGCTCACTCCACACCGTTCTTTCCTGTCATCCAAGCTTCTCCGCCGATTCATTACCAAACCAGGTATGTGTTCTTCCTCTTTCCTCCGTTAAGAGTAAATCGTCATTGTCGATCTATCTCGAACATATCTGGGTTTGGTTGCTATTTTTTGTGATGAAATGATTGGCGATTGTGATTGCATGCTTGGTTAGAGTAAATAAAACGAGATTTAGATTGCCGATTGTGaatgcccaaaaaaaaaatggattctTAATAAGTTTATGTGTAATTGAGTAATATATAGTTGGTTTGTATAACAAGTGTTGCGGTTTTAGTTGaatgcccaaaaaaaaaaaaaatttgagaatcaTAATTACTTCAATCTGACTTTTGTGGTTGTGATTCTTGAATTCGACAATTCTTTTATGCTTAATTGAATAATATGTAGTTGTTTGTATAACAAGTGTTGCTGTTTCTGTTGaatgcccaaaaaaaaaaaaattgagaatcaTAATTACTTCAATCTGACTCTTGTGGTTGTGATACTTGAATTGGACAATTCTTTTATGCTTAATTGAGTAATATGTAGTTGTTTGTATAACAAGTGTTGCTGTTTCTGTTGAAtgcccaaaaaaataataatttgagaATCATAATTACTTCAATCTGACTCTTGTGGTTGTGATACTTGAATTGGACAGTTCTTTTATGCTTAGTTGAGTAATATATAGTTGTTTGTATAACAAGTGTTGCTGTTTGTGTTGAatgccctaaaaaaaaaattgcgatTCATAATTATTTCAATCTGACTCTTCTGGTTGTGTTACTTGAATCATCCTTTGGTTTATGCTTAATTGAGTAATTTGTTGTTGGTTTGTAGAACAAGTGTTGTGGTTTCAGTTgaatgccaaaaaaaaaaaaattccgatTCATTATAACAAGTGTTCCTATTTGTGTTTGGTTTGTCATTATTATTTCTGATGGTATTTGATGGTGATTATTAACTTGAGTGTTGGGTTAGTTAGACGGATGGTATTTGATGGAAGTGTAGTCTGTTTGAAACCAAGCCAAAAATGTGTGATAAGTATACTTGAATGGTTTTAGTTGTGTAATGTGTAATAGCTTCTGATAAGACCTTGGTAGCTATTGGTTAGTCATTATTATTTCGAAGTTATTACTCTTACAAGTTTCGGCTATTAAACCCCAACCATCTTTCATATAATTTCcatcatcttctttctctcttctttgctAAGTAAAGTCTTTCCTCAGCTTTCTCTTCTATAAATCACTTCTCTGCTCTTGCTAATATGGATCCAAGGTATCCATATAGTCAGTCTTCTAGTTATGTAGGTCTTCTAAACATTCAACAAGAAACTGGTCTCCATGGACACTTTCCTTACGAGAGTTTTCATTCTAGTGTTAACTTTGAACCAACAGAGATCCCTCCTTTCACCAGCTAACCCTGAAGACACACCAGTGGACAAGAAGGAGAGGAGGAAATGGACAAAATCAGATGATGAGGTTGTAATCAGTGGGTGGCTTAACACATCTAAGGATTCAATTGTTGGAAATGATCAAAGGTCCCTCATCTTCTGGCAACGAGTAGGCCATTATTATATAACAAGTCATCATGCTATAGAGGGTGGTGACAAGAGAGGGCATCTCCATGTTAAGCAAAGGTGGCACAAGATCAATGATCTGACTAACAAATTCTGTGGGGCATTTGCGGCTGCCGAGAGACAAATTAGCAGTGGTCAGAATGAGAATGATGTTCTCAAGCTCGCTCATGACATCTTATACGCTGATCACAAGACTAAATTTATCCTTGAGCATGCGTGGTGTGTGTTGAGGTTTGAACAGAAATGGATTAACCTCAACACACCTAAAGCGACTGGTAGTTCAAAGAGAAAAACGGGTGAGACATGTTCCCAAGCTTCAAGCACCAATGTTGGTGAGCAAGAGATCCGGCCTGAAGGTGTCAAGGCTGCAAAGGCTAAAAGGAATAATGGTAAAGGGAAGTCTCTTGATGAGTATACGACCATTTGGGAAATGAAGAAGGAGGATTTGGCAATGAAGGAGAAACTGTCTAAGCTTGCCATACTAGACACGCTTCTTGCCAAAAAAGTACCACTCAGTGATGCTGAAGAAGTCGTGAAGAATAAGCCCTTGGCCGAGTATTTCTGAGAATAAGCTTAACTATGTCTGTAAAATTCTGTTTTAAGTCCCTTGTAGTATCTTCTGTATTATGTTTGCACATGTTTCCTTGAATGtctttctttataaattaatcagTTTATGTTATTGCTGCTAGCTCTTTTATAAATGAATCAGTTCATGTTTTAGCTGCCTTCTGTCTTTATGAATCAGTTCATGTTAATGTTGCTTTCTATCTTTATGAATCAGTTTATGTTTTAGCTTATGTTAATGTTGCTTTCTACCTTTATGAATCAGTTAATGTTTTAGCTTATGTTAATGTTGCTTCTCGGCTTCATGTTAATGGTGctttctcgttttttttttttcaggttaaGTGAATCATGGAACTTGATTACAGTTACACCCAGCCTTCTGAATCAGAGGAAAATGGTGGGAACACATTCGACAGTGGCTACAGCAAAACCAAAGCTCTCATTCGTCAGGACCAAGCTGAGGTAAGCTACAATAATCGTGTGCCGGTTCAGTACCCTCCGCAGCCAGAGGTTGAGTTTAGATTCCCGCAGACATGCTACTGTGGTGCTCAACCTCTGATAGCAACATCTAACACTAAGAATGACCCTGGTAGAAGATACTACACGTGTGCGAATGTTGATGATGGAGAGTGCCATGTCTGGAAATGGTGGGATGACGCGGTaatggaggagatgagagcGAGGGATACACACATACTTCAATTGGCTGAAAAGGTAGATTATCTAACCCTTTTCAGTGACAATGACACAGACCTTAACCAGCTTAAGCATCTCTATAATGACACTGAGTAGAATCTGGTTAGGCTAGAAAAGTTAGTGTGTGAATTAGCTAAGAAGAATTCAAGGTTTAGCAATGGCTTTGAATACTTTGTTGGCCTAATGGTGATTGTGTTAGTTTTAATTGGTATGTTCCTTATGTTTAAGTAACTGATCATGGCTGTTCTTCAATGGGTGTTGACGTATGAACTCTTTGTAATGAAATCTGTGTTGTATTGATATTAATGGTTCTGACTATCATGAGGCtaaagagacaaaagagatcATACTTGTTACTTTTTATACTATCACGAGACTAAAGAGAACATCTTATCAGGAGACTTAAAAACAAACCTACAATCACAAGATGTACTATATATCACATGTTTTCTTCGTTTCTTCAAATTGAAAACAACCAACTATCAGGAGAACAAAACTTGAGACAGTATTTGGTATTCACGAGATGTCAACATAATAGCTTAACATATACttcttcttctataaatattagACATCTTCTCTCATTACACATGCAGAGCAACCCTCTTCTAGTCATTtgcaaaactttttttaaaaaaaaatttcaatggcatcttcttcccattatcATTACCACAAAGATGACGAAGATGATTTAGATACCGTATTTGATGATTCTTTTGAAAGCGAGGATCTTATTCCAGAACCAAAAGAGcgaaaaaacgtatttttatTGAGAGAAACCGAGAAGAAGGCCACAAGATCCTgtggaatgattattttagcGACACTCCAACATATCCGCACAATTTATTCCACCAACGGTTTCAAATGAACAAAGCATTATTCTTGCGTATTGTGCATCGTCTCTCTACAGAAGTAGAGTATTTTCGACCAACCCAAGATGCAGTGGGACTGTCAGGTTTTTCTCCACTCCAAAAATGTACCGCATCAATCCGTCAATTGGCATATGGTGGTGGGGCTGATACAGTTGACGAATATGTCCGACTTGGTGAAACAACAGCTCGGAAATGTTTACACCATTTTACTGCTGGAATAATCCACTTGTTTGGCGACGAATACTTAAGACGTCCCACACCCGATGATCTGCAAAGACTACTCCATATTGGAGAACAACGAGGATTCCCGGGGATgattggaagcatcgactgtatgcactgggagtggaagaattgccccactgcttggaaaggaatgtattcacgaggaaCTGGAAAATCAACTATTGTTTTGGAGGCGGTAGCTTCATATGACCTGTGGATATGGCACGCGTTTTTTGGAGCTAcaggtactatgaacgatcttaatattcttgatcgatcacctgTTTTGATGATATTATTAACGGGATAGCTCCGGAGGTCAACTTATATGTCAACGGAAGGGAGTACAATTTCGCATACTATCTCACGGATGGTAGTTATCCGGAATGGGCGACTTTTATTAAATCTATCCGACTACCAAAGAGTCCAAAAGATTCATTATTTGCAAAAACCCAAGAAAGACATCGAAAAGATGTTGAACTTGCTTTTGGAGTCCTACAGGCTAGATTTGCCGTTATTAAAAATTCTTCTAATTTATgggataaataaaaaattgcaAATATTAttagagcatgtatcatactccataatatgattgtcgaagatGAACGAGATTCATACACTCAGTATGACCTTGCCTCGTTTGAACATGAAGAAGATGTGGATCTTACATTTTCCGTCCAGATGCCTACGACTCTTTTCAATACAATTGATCGTCGAGCAAGAGTTCGGGATAGACAAGTTCATCGACAACTAAAACAcaatttgattgaaaatatatgagATAAATTTGGGAATCAAAATTAACGTATAATGTTTAAATTTCTATGAATTGAAGTTTGCTTTTATTTATAATGttctatgttttatgttttatgttttttttatgttttaattgtaatttttttttcaactttgtCTAACAAATAATGTTtctattaaaatgttaaatgttttatttgaaatacatctttatatgttattacttatttaaaaaaaaaattcctaagaGACAAGAAAAGTTTATACCAATAATCTACACATTTACACATGTCTCTTAACTTTGTCACTTAATCctcaatattaataaaatacgcTAAGAAACTAAATTTAAGAAGTTTGCAATAATGTTGCTCTAAGGGGTTTCCACCAGGTTTTATATATTCAATAATCAATAGTTCTTTACAAAGCTATAAAACAACCTATTTATACTATACAATGTAAATCTCGAACGTATCTCTTCGTACTAATCTACAAGGATCTTTAAATAAAAGAGAATCTAAATAATGCTGAACGAACACGTTAAACTCGTAACATATAAAGTCGCAAGCCCATGGCCCATAGATGCGCTGCATCAAGTCTTATTCTGTATTTATAAtgcaaaatttcaaataaaaaatggaaaattttaaGTTTAGCACCATTTTTTTTGTACCCTAATTCATGTTACCTATATTAAAGAATCATTTTCACAAATATTATTGTCCATGGAAGTGGGAATGGCCCTTCTAtcattgtttaaaaatattcaaatataaataattatttaaataaataatacaaaaattaaaaaaattataaatatttcttatagtttttgaattatatgtCTTCGAatcgaaactttttttttcaaaaaaaacattcactttcttttgaaattcgaaaaccCTACCCatcaaatttaaaccctaagtATTGATTAGTTAACCTATGgttataagtgtatatttacctttttaaaaaattatggatAAATTTTGTTAAGGAAAACTTCAGAATTGGTATTAGGAAATATGGTATTCTAAGCAATTTGTCAATAAAAATTCAGTTTTATCCCGATTATTTTGTTGCATTAACTAGATTCTCATCCACGCTTTTAAAGcccaaaaatatgttttaacaaaatctaatttacaaaatcaaaaacattaatttaattttagtatattaaaatatggaattatattatttagtatttatattaataaaaaacttatagaagatattacttttttaaaaaaaatatttcaacaattttttaatgatttttcaCTAAGATATCtgtaatttatttgattaattgtgtgatatatatttttgataatatataattgaaaaattgccaaaaataccacTTTCaaaataccacttttcatgtttatactaaccatttttaccctcatttttaatgaagggtaaaagacatttataaccctttgattaactttgaaaaaaaaaacctatggttaactaatctcaacttaaaacatcaactaaaaactttaaatcatCAAAactaaacccctaaaccccgaaacatcaattctaaaccctaaaccccgaaacatcaattctaaaccctagtcttaaaccataaaccctatattttccgaaattcgaaccctaaaccctaaaaccctaaatcctaaaccttcaaatttaaaccctaaaacattaactctaaaccctaaacgtaaaccctaaaccctattaaacataataaaacCAGTAATCCTAGTCAATTTGTAGAATGactactatcatattatatgaCCATCTTAAAATCGTACTATACttcaaaatgaagtaaaatACCTCAGTTTTAAAATCGATTTATATCTCTCTAAATTTCTATTAAATCTTACTTTAATTACATTATCCATGATATACATTTCATCTAAGCAGCCCTGATACGGGTACGAAGACTGGAAACAGGGACGGGAACGAGGACGGAAAACggcaaaactaaaaaaacttaGTACGGGTATGGGAATAGATACGgcagtaatatatatatatatatgtaagttaTAAGTTAAGTTCAAGAGTTATACAAGGTCTAGTTATTTACTCTGTTTTAGTTAGTTTGGTCCGTTATGGTCTGTTATGGTTAGTTTACTCTGTTTTAGTTAGTTGGGTCTGTTATGGTTAGTTTGCAATAGAAATAATTGTCTTATTATTATGAACTTAGCAAATTTTAATCACCAAATCAATTGTTGTTTTGATAATAGCATAACGATAGTTAACTAAAGAAACATTGGagataatattattacaaactTCTATATAAAATCAATCAATCTAGCTTAATGTTAGTCACACCCTTTtgctatttaaattttataaatatgatattattattttttaaataaatatggttaaaaaatatactccctctgttcctgaaAGTAAGATTTGCTAGAGTATGCacgtttattaagaatttaataaatgtttataatttaatttttttttttactttattatacactttccaataattttccaccaatgaaatttaatcaattcaattattctcaattaatattcctcaaaagtataaaaaaaatacattaacaatatagaaaatctatctttgtggaactagaaaaaaatttaaaagtgatATAATGGGTCAACACatcatcgtcttcttcgttTAAAGAAGTGATTGTGTTTGGTTTGTAAATTTGCAGTACCATAGGTTTTTCTATATAGAACATTAGGGCCTTAGGGGACACGTGATTTAAAGCGCGTATCCAAACCCTTCCGCCCCCATCAACAGATTGCTGTCTCCCTCTTGCTTGAAACGTAATCGGGACGTTTCCGACGTGTTCCTGTTTCAGAGATGTTTCCGGTATGCGAGACGGCTACCGTACACGTACCTGTGCACCCTAGCATTTCGTTTTAATGATACTCcaaaaaattcatcaaaaacGGAAAAAATAAATCCACTAACCCATAACAcagttttaaaattcattttcaaTCTCTCAAGATACTCATCAAATCTTATATTCTTACATTACCCATGtggtatatttcattttaatgaTATTCTAGGAAAGAAATCTTCAAAAACGGATTTGAAAAAGCTGAAATTCAGAAAACACAGTTTTAAAACtgatttttaatttcttgaAAATCTCAGCAATtcttacattattcaaattattcttgatatacatataattttaaaaatattccacaataaat
The window above is part of the Brassica napus cultivar Da-Ae chromosome C8, Da-Ae, whole genome shotgun sequence genome. Proteins encoded here:
- the LOC106447728 gene encoding glutathione S-transferase T3-like, which encodes MDTFLTRVFILVLTLNQQRSLLSPANPEDTPVDKKERRKWTKSDDEVVISGWLNTSKDSIVGNDQRSLIFWQRVGHYYITSHHAIEGGDKRGHLHVKQRWHKINDLTNKFCGAFAAAERQISSGQNENDVLKLAHDILYADHKTKFILEHAWCVLRFEQKWINLNTPKATGSSKRKTGETCSQASSTNVGEQEIRPEGVKAAKAKRNNGKGKSLDEYTTIWEMKKEDLAMKEKLSKLAILDTLLAKKVPLSDAEEVVKNKPLAEYF